Proteins encoded by one window of Haematobia irritans isolate KBUSLIRL chromosome 2, ASM5000362v1, whole genome shotgun sequence:
- the LOC142226679 gene encoding uncharacterized protein LOC142226679, producing MDDDRLMELVEANDILYNKAHRYNHSFERKKRVWNKIAAEMDHPVDDLIKRYRTLRDRFVRYKRVEMLTGSENKYHPPIMDKMEFLTPHVFVKSSNGEKITWTCREDDSSSNQIITSGMTPEQQDHEESDTLIEMAYSSPERQLYKSAIKRKAPEIISTPGGNYDGPTAMQPNNNMSAADEAFREALQSFKKLCKAREERQENEALHGFGQMIVATIAGMSPSKQTKAMMRVTELVMCIRMEDDD from the exons ATGGATGACGACAGATTAATGGAATTGGTCGAGGCTAATGATATACTCTACAACAAAGCCCATCGATACAACCATAGTTTCGAAAGAAAGAAAAGAGTTTGGAATAAAATTGCAGCTGAAATGGATCATCCTG TGGACGATTTAATCAAGAGGTATCGCACTCTACGAGATCGTTTTGTACGATATAAACGTGTAGAAATGTTAACTGGCTCAGAAAATAAATATCATCCTCCCATTATggataaaatggaatttttaactCCACATGTGTTTGTCAAAAG ttcaaaTGGAGAGAAAATTACATGGACTTGTAGAGAAGACGACAGTTCATCCAATCAGATAATTACATCCGGTATGACACCAGAGCAACAAGACCATGAAGAATCTGATACGTTAATAGAAATGGCATATTCATCACCTGAACGACAATTATACAAAAGTGCTATTAAACGGAAAGCGCCCGAGATAATATCAACACCTGGGGGTAATTATGATGGTCCCACGGCTATGCAACCCAATAATAATATGAGTGCTGCGGATGAAGCATTCCGTGAAGCACTGCAAAGCTTTAAAAAGCTATGTAAAGCACGTGAGGAACGGCAAGAAAATGAAGCATTACATGGATTCGGTCAAATGATTGTAGCAACGATTGCTGGCATGAGTCCTTCGAAACAGACCAAAGCCATGATGCGAGTAACAGAGTTGGTAATGTGTATAAGAATGGAAGACGATGATTAG
- the LOC142226685 gene encoding uncharacterized protein LOC142226685 translates to MIDDFKLMELVEAHEVLYKRRHPDYKNAEKKDEAFMEIANDLGVNDIQLVVNRYRTLRDRYARYNRIKETTGEIRFYIPILDKMEFLGPHIFNRRRDKHSKSDLYESDDDSQDPLNLETIDTTSDMPSGTDTKSAQLFSKRGQKRKSDDTNIYKLNKAKFLKSANEFNETINNFLMVNKDDGKNRGALQGFRQMIISTIAEMSVTKQTKAMLGVTEAVMKIKMEDED, encoded by the exons ATGATAGATGACTTTAAGTTAATGGAACTTGTGGAAGCACATGAAGTTTTGTACAAGAGACGCCATCCCGATTacaaaaatgctgaaaaaaagGATGAGGCGTTTATGGAAATTGCTAATGATTTGGGTGTAAATG ACATACAATTGGTCGTAAATCGATACCGAACACTTCGAGATCGCTATGCAAGATACAATCGAATCAAGGAAACAACAGGTGAAATACGATTCTACATTCCCATCCTTGACAAAATGGAATTTCTAGGACCTCACATATTCAATAGAAG AAGAGATAAACATTCAAAAAGTGATTTATATGAAAGCGACGACGATTCTCAGGATCCCttaaatttggaaacaattgaTACAACATCTGATATGCCATCGGGAACAGATACAAAGTCAGCCcaactattttcaaaaagaGGACAAAAGAGGAAATCAGATGATACcaatatttataaattgaataaggcaaaatttcttaagagTGCCAATGAGTTTAATGAGACTATCAATAACTTTCTGATGGTAAACAAAGATGACGGAAAGAATAGAGGAGCATTGCAAGGTTTTCGTCAAATGATTATATCCACCATTGCAGAGATGAGTGTAACTAAGCAAACAAAAGCCATGTTGGGTGTTACAGAGGCagtaatgaaaattaaaatggaaGACGAGGATTAA
- the LOC142226684 gene encoding uncharacterized protein LOC142226684, which translates to MDDEKLIELVEQHEIIYNRHHPSYKDHEKKNEAFEIIATELGIPYIQFVVNRYRTLRDRFVRYKRLRGTEEGVKYYLPVMDKMEFLSPYVFNRKNRSKHVRRPEFNSEDSNSMDTMQFSSSVRNEDTEYSIKISPVVKSNTPRTLPQYKRRANTQPEGIPYKKFALDPNDEIDREFREALTSFQTLCKAKEQAQTNEALEGFRKMIVSTIAQMSSAKQTRAMLAVTEAVMHIKMEGDN; encoded by the exons ATGGATGATGAAAAACTAATAGAACTGGTTGAGCAACATGAAATAATATATAATCGACATCACCCATCTTATAAGGACCATGAGAAAAAGAACGAGGCATTCGAAATTATTGCCACTGAGCTGGGAATACCTT ATATACAATTTGTTGTGAATCGCTACCGTACCCTGCGTGATCGCTTTGTGAGATACAAACGCCTAAGAGGAACCGAAGAGGGGGTCAAATACTATCTTCCTGTTATGGACAAAATGGAGTTTCTTTCGCCTTATGTTTTTAACCGAAA GAATCGAAGTAAACACGTTAGAAGACCTGAGTTTAATAGCGAAGACTCCAACTCCATGGATACGATGCAGTTTTCCTCTTCAGTTCGAAACGAGGATACGGAATACTCCATAAAAATATCGCCTGTTGTCAAATCCAATACGCCAAGGACTCTTCCTCAATATAAAAGGAGAGCTAATACGCAGCCAGAGGGTAtaccctataaaaaatttgctttggatCCAAACGATGAGATAGACAGAGAGTTCCGAGAGGCTCTTACAAGTTTTCAAACATTGTGTAAAGCAAAAGAACAAGCACAGACCAATGAAGCATTAGAAGGTTTCCGTAAAATGATAGTGTCAACAATAGCCCAAATGAGTTCGGCTAAACAAACCAGGGCTATGTTGGCGGTTACTGAGGCGGTAATGCACATTAAAATGGAAGGCGACAATTAG
- the LOC142226680 gene encoding uncharacterized protein LOC142226680 — translation MKYNDKKLIALLKVNNVLYNKHHPLANTKNKKIVWNKIADEMGLPVDRVIARYRTLRDRFVRYKRSLLTKGPDNNYDMAIMGRMEFLTPYIFIRTNGGKIVWEGSEPSLYPSGDPLHTMGETEDENSTKHNSQPQKRTINVSTSEDSNDTYGLEAKRNNTNVGPSYSNDDSSQCQTIDYEYDNGNKNTAMDEEFADAVRCFIQLCESEGRAKGNRALQGFGQMIIATLAEMNIRKQSKAIALVTEAVMEIKMEDNNQQ, via the exons ATGAAGTATAATGATAAAAAACTAATTGCCTTGCTAAAGGTAAACAATGTCCTCTATAACAAGCATCACCCTCTTGCgaataccaaaaacaaaaaaattgtttggaatAAAATAGCCGATGAAATGGGACTACCAG tTGATCGTGTTATAGCCCGTTATAGAACTTTGCGGGACAGATTCGTAAGATATAAACGTTCTCTACTTACAAAGGGACCAGATAATAATTACGATATGGCTATTATGGGAAGAATGGAATTTTTAactccatatatatttattag aaCGAATGGTGGAAAGATAGTATGGGAAGGTTCTGAGCCAAGCTTATATCCATCGGGAGACCCTCTCCACACTATGGGTGAGACGGAAGATGAAAACTCTACAAAACACAATAGTCAGCCGCAGAAGCGAACAATTAATGTTAGTACTTCTGAAGACAGTAACGATACCTATGGACTAGAAGCAAAAAGGAATAATACAAATGTTGGACCATCATATAGCAACGACGATAGCTCCCAATGCCAGACCATAGATTATGAGTATGACAATGGTAACAAAAATACAGCTATGGATGAGGAATTTGCAGACGCAGTTCGTTGTTTCATTCAATTGTGCGAATCTGAAGGAAGGGCAAAAGGAAATAGAGCTCTTCAAGGATTTGGTCAAATGATTATTGCAACTTTAGCCGAAATGAATATAAGAAAACAATCTAAAGCAATAGCACTTGTTACCGAAGctgttatggaaataaaaatggaGGATAATAATCAACAATGA
- the LOC142226686 gene encoding uncharacterized protein LOC142226686, whose product MNSDVGDMFTILSFMKLCKMYQKLKRSKPQNKSHVIAKNSYPKRIPLLSLQRQHPAKKIQLQPSAPPPKESSEEVIETYSVINENEEIVDYDECIEPKQCDATEQHIVYDENDQIITIEEEKPKIIIDNITSDGAYIDPNYQYEISFEVNGEQRHVVLGNSAEPGEESKYECQEVDENGICYEICPAEQEIMVESTEEIQVTEIEEDQQEAFCYEVDAEEIEEEYEVAAEISAPPKKRRRRRRRGEPEEEVEPKEKKARTRSFKVRPENLDRHKEGFFGRVFLDVKKENEEQFVLLTRMKRPIFEKLLKLTFKAMSKRAQHIYPEERLSVTLLYLAHGTPFDIIAKYYKLGKTTIRNLVLETCEILYEILGPLYLGEPTSEDYLKIAKDFKNTWKLPNCVGVIDGKHINLKKPKRTLLEDYNLTSMTSLVLMASCDARHRFRSATVTVEPHQSTFAKGIMNNTLPLPPNGPLVEGSPLEFPYYFIGDTTFPLRANLMRPYDESTLDDKKLVFNYKLSHGQAILDNTFTMLTSMWRVLLTTFDLAPLNCESIIMACVVLHNFVMIHGEDRWHNSDGTINAELPHNVDENTEWITVEASKFQSNLESITKYGAETNGTGNELRDTLADHFFQEGADEGQTVIFEI is encoded by the exons ATGAATTCAGATGTGGGAGATATGTTTACAATTCTGAGCTTCATGAAGCTATGTAAAATGTATCAAAAGCTAAAGCGAAGTAAACCCCAAAACAAATCACATGTTATCGCAAAAAATTCCTATCCGAAAAGAATTCCATTGTTATCCCTGCAAAGACAACATCCAGCTAAGAAAATACAACTACAACCATCAGCGCCACCACCGAAGGAGTCGAGTGAAGAAGTTATTGAAACATATTCGGTGATTAATGAAAACGAGGAAATCGTGGATTACGATGAATGCATTGAGCCTAAACAATGCGATGCAACTGAGCAACATATAGTATATGACGAAAATGATCAAATAATCACTATCGAAgaagaaaaaccaaaaattattattgaCAATATTACAAGTGATGGGGCATATATAGATCCAAACTATCAGTATGAAATATCATTTGAGGTAAATGGTGAACAAAGGCATGTGGTTCTTGGTAACAGTGCAGAACCTGGAGAAGAATCCAAATACGAATGTCAAGAAGTGGATGAGAATGGTATATGCTACGAAATATGTCCTGCTGAACAAGAAATAATGGTGGAGAGTACCGAGGAAATTCAGGTAACAGAGATAGAAGAAGATCAGCAGGAGGCATTTTGCTATGAAGTAGATGCTGAAGAAATTGAAGAAGAATATGAGGTGGCAGCTGAAATATCAGCTCCACCAAAAAAACGTAGGCGACGGAGACGTCGGGGTGAACCTGAGGAGGAAGTTGAACCGAAAGAGAAAAAAGCAAGAACTCGTAGTTTTAAAGTTCGTCCTGAAAATCTGGATAGACACAAAGAGGGGTTCTTTGGAAGAGTGTTTCTAGAtgtgaaaaaagaaaacgaagAACAATTCGTTCTGCTCACTAGAATGAAAAGACCCATATTCGAGAAATTGCTGAAATTAACATTTAAGGCAATGAGTAAACGTGCCCAACATATATATCCTGAGGAGAGACTGTCGGTAACGCTGTT ATATCTAGCACATGGTACTCCATTTGATATTATAGCCAAATACTACAAACTAGGAAAAACTACAATACGCAATTTAGTTCTGGAAACgtgtgaaattttatatgaaattcttggCCCACTCTATTTAGGAGAACCAACATCCGAAGACTACCTGAAAATCGCAAAGGACTTTAAAAACACATGGAAATTGCCCAACTG TGTTGGTGTAATTGATGGAAAACATATCAATCTTAAGAAACCGAAGAGGACATTACTTGAAGATTATAATTTAACATCAATGACCAGCTTAGTTTTAATGGCGTCTTGCGATGCAAGGCATAGGTTTCGTTCTGCTACTGTTACAG TGGAACCCCATCAGTCAACATTTGCCAAGGGTATTATGAACAACACCTTACCTCTACCACCCAATGGACCATTAGTTGAAGGATCACCCCTTGAATTTCCCTACTATTTCATAGGTGATACTACGTTTCCATTGAGAGCGAATTTAATGCGGCCCTATGATGAATCTACTCTGGATGACAAGAAGCTTGTTTTCAATTACAAGTTGTCGCATGGACAAGCTATTCTCGACAATACATTTACAATGCTTACCTCTATGTGGAGAGTACTTTTGACTACATTTGATTTAGCACCATTAAATTGTGAATCGATTATTATGGCATGTGtggttttgcataattttgttatGATCCATGGAGAGGACCGATGGCATAATTCTGATGGAACAATAAACGCAGAATTACCACATAACGTTGATGAAAACACTGAATGGATAACAGTCGAAGCAtctaaatttcaatcgaatttggaatcaataacaaaatatgGTGCAGAGACTAATGGTACTGGCAATGAGTTACGAGACACTTTAGCTGATCATTTTTTCCAAGAGGGAGCAGATGAGGGTCAAACTgtaatatttgaaatataa
- the LOC142226687 gene encoding uncharacterized protein LOC142226687: MSNTIFDERLIDLVEQNDVLYNKENVCYQSLTIKKKVWANIAEQLESTEEQVIKRYRELRDRFVRSKRMELIRGEQSRKLNHIVTRMNFLTPHIFNKRSNAKVTWTGDVPVLTPALERSQEESNYSDTDSFDEYSYEENCASADIIKEEPEIQTMSESEYLDDSAISTGSDTELFAEAFQSFNQLCKSLGEPTQNEGALNGFVQMIMATIEAMSPNKQIKAMMRVTEVVMKIKMEEE, from the exons ATGTCCAATACAATATTTGATGAAAGACTTATTGATCTTGTAGAACAAAATGACGTCCTttataacaaggaaaatgtgtgttATCAAAGTTTAACGATTAAGAAAAAAGTATGGGCAAATATTGCAGAACAATTGGAAAGTACTG AGGAGCAAGTTATCAAACGCTATCGTGAGCTTCGGGACAGATTTGTACGTTCCAAACGTATGGAACTCATTAGAGGGGAGCAGTCAAGAAAGCTCAACCACATTGTAACTAGAATGAATTTTTTAACACcacacatttttaataaaag gAGCAATGCTAAAGTTACATGGACTGGTGATGTACCAGTTTTAACACCGGCTTTAGAAAGATCTCAAGAAGAGTCAAATTACTCTGATACAGATTCATTCGATGAGTACTCCTATGAAGAAAACTGTGCCTCAGCGGACATAATCAAAGAAGAACCAGAGATACAAACAATGAGCGAAAGTGAATATCTTGATGATTCTGCAATAAGTACTGGCTCCGATACAGAATTGTTTGCAGAAGCTTTCCAAAGTTTTAACCAACTATGTAAATCCCTAGGTGAGCCCACACAAAACGAGGGAGCGCTAAATGGGTTTGTTCAAATGATTATGGCGACAATTGAGGCTATGAGtccaaataaacaaattaaagccatgaTGCGTGTGACAGAAGTTGTCATGAAAATCAAAATGGAAGAagaataa
- the LOC142224358 gene encoding uncharacterized protein LOC142224358, which translates to MELRSSRKRNEYKELQITLKGMGFYEDGMDLQEMRHILDALNQSVSQRETDIFDDDDMERALRESEMDFMPGGGPWNSTMMGQFQASSPCSSPEMPAQVLIVQAEVHHSLDWSPQRSEEERLNRKRSATDLTNNDEILSCSNSCKALKESDSKGNQQHNGLLKRIQSFLSNRSSHNENSSLRSSLSPTRNESNDNDSPIQVVGPISMRGPSNDSGVISAHESNKLLTTTTEEMEQNSPDTTLSSSNTSTSSSGSHDIVGPVSVRRPIHDSGVGAITDNEAVISTSWDFNTADENSMEVGEDFRSTYDEEYDQSEPSL; encoded by the exons atggaatTACGTAGTTCTCGTAAACGAAATGAATACAAGGAATTACAAATAACATTGAAAG GCATGGGCTTCTATGAAGATGGTATGGATTTACAGGAAATGCGTCACATATTGGATGCTCTAAACCAATCTGTGAGCCAAAGAGAAACTGATATTTTTGATGATGATGACATGGAAAGGGCTTTACGG GAAAGTGAAATGGATTTCATGCCAGGTGGTGGTCCTTGGAACTCAACTATGATGGG ACAATTTCAGGCTTCATCTCCATGTAGTAGTCCTGAAATGCCAGCCCAGGTTTTAATTGTCCAAGCTGAAGTTCATCATTCCCTCGATTGGAGTCCACAACGCTCCGAAGAGGAACGCCTGAATCGCAAACGTTCAGCTACAGATTTAACGAACAATGATGAAATCTTATCATGCTCTAATAGCTGTAAAGCTTTAAAAGAATCTGATTCAAAAGGTAACCAACAGCATAATGGATTACTCAAAAGGATTCAATCATTTCTAAGCAATAGATCAAGTCACAATGAAAATTCTTCTTTAAGATCGTCATTGTCACCAACACGTAATGAGTCGAATGATAACGATAGTCCTATACAGGTTGTTGGCCCCATATCAATGAGAGGTCCCAGCAATGATTCCGGAGTTATCTCGGCTCATGAATCTAACAAATTATTGACCACAACAACAGAAGAAATGGAACAAAATTCTCCGGATACCACATTGAGCAGCTCTAATACTTCGACCTCCTCCAGTGGTAGCCATGATATTGTTGGTCCTGTCTCAGTTCGAAGGCCCATACATGATTCCGGTGTTGGGGCTATTACTGATAATGAAGCTGTTATTTCAACGTCTTGGGATTTTAATACGGCTGATGAAAATTCAATGGAAGTAGGAGAGGATTTTAGAAGCACATATGATGAAGAATACGACCAATCTGAACCGTCGTTATAA